The following proteins are encoded in a genomic region of Arachis ipaensis cultivar K30076 chromosome B02, Araip1.1, whole genome shotgun sequence:
- the LOC107622022 gene encoding putative disease resistance protein At3g14460 isoform X2 has protein sequence MAGELVGGAFLNGFLNVVFDRLLTTDAVNLVLGKKLGRDLVERLKTTLLGAEALVADAEMKQFGNSSVKEWLDNLRDAVYCAEDLLDSVLIKAKTGEKVRSSWPISFFKDRHREMVDRMEEVVTRIQHLGNQKDSLGLEKIPTGGSSWRTPTSSLERGNVYGREDDQKALVQMLKDNNEHHLSVIAIVGIGGVGKTTLAQWLYNNQEEFMKGFDLKAWVCVSEKFEVAETTKNVIKQLHGGTCSLDDFNSLHNALKGELSNKKFFLVLDDVWSDDADKWRNFMTPFQQNGNKGSILLLTTREENVASAVQNCHPYFLRKLSEDHCWSVFAENASFPQSNWSAALEEIGRKIVKKCDGLPLAAETLGRLLRTKHDVEEWNKILMSHIWEFSVEKSKIIPALLISYFHLPPHLKGCFVYCALYPKDYKFEKDELILMWIAEDLLPPPKRGESLEEVGCECFDELTSRLFFTKSEGFRHYFVMHDLLHDLAIFLAGDFYCNSEELGKEEEIKIQTRHLFVDLYHCSSKLYNSISKVESLRTLLLLDDFSSPDSNTEAATYEILSKCKYLRALSFCKRKMRGLSFSVPVVVPDSIKELVHLRYLDLSWSNIKTLPESLCNLSNLQTLKLYHCRKLTTLPSGLHKLLKLQHLDIRKTALEEMPRKISELKELHVLSSFVVGKHEDNGIHELGGLENLHGPLEIKKLENIVDVKEAESAKIMDKKHIHQLWLEWSSGEDMVSSSEREKVMLDKLQPQNGLKKLKIKGYKGTIFPDWLGNCSYQNMTRVSLESCKNCCMLPSLGQLPSLKSLSIGVLDQLRSIGEEFYKNEGDHHSSHIAPFPSLETLVFYDMPCWEVWHVSESETFPQLRKFQITNCPMLKEEMLNQVFFRIVSSLSDVSKVRKLSIGDEMYPQMKTMILDGDSFSVRGCESVRESALKAMKSMNHLSCLQEIDISGCSSHVSFPGNCFPKSLQKLKLSQCSKLEFPEQQQHKYDLVDLQMAYSCDSLTSLSLDVFPNLKNLGIYECRNLESVSMSEAPHAALQRLSISRCDKLVSLAGEGLAAPNLTHLGVAYCNKLEALPRDMNSLLPSLDSLRIYGCPNICRLPEGGLWPNLKELQVGICEQQMRDLSWMPNFHALTLLAIDGAMCKNIKSYPEVGSLPHLPSLTTLRLYQFPNLETLECNELLRLTSLQQLIIQECENLENMEGEKLPPSLLLLKIQYCDLLGEHCKNKHQLIWPKISHIRTIEFIDF, from the coding sequence ATGGCTGGTGAACTTGTTGGTGGAGCATTTCTTAATGGCTTCCTTAACGTTGTCTTTGACAGGCTCCTTACAACTGATGCTGTCAACTTGGTCCTGGGAAAGAAGCTTGGCCGTGACTTGGTTGAAAGGCTGAAGACTACTCTGTTGGGTGCTGAAGCTCTTGTTGCTGATGCTGAGATGAAGCAGTTTGGCAATTCATCGGTGAAGGAGTGGCTCGATAATCTCAGGGATGCTGTTTACTGTGCTGAGGACTTGCTCGACTCTGTCCTCATCAAAGCTAAAACGGGAGAAAAGGTACGGTCTTCCTGGCCTATTAGCTTCTTCAAGGACCGGCATAGGGAGATGGTAGATAGGATGGAAGAGGTGGTTACAAGAATACAGCATCTTGGAAACCAAAAAGATTCCCTTGGTCTTGAAAAGATTCCCACTGGTGGCTCATCATGGAGGACTCCAACCAGTTCTCTTGAGAGAGGGAATGTGTATGGCAGGGAGGATGACCAGAAGGCCTTAGTCCAGATGCTGAAGGACAACAATGAGCATCACCTGTCTGTGATAGCTATTGTTGGCATAGGTGGGGTTGGTAAAACAACTTTAGCCCAATGGCTGTACAACAATCAGGAGGAGTTCATGAAGGGATTTGATCTGAAAGCATGGGTTTGCGTTTCGGAGAAGTTTGAAGTTGCTGAGACTACAAAGAATGTCATAAAGCAGCTCCATGGAGGTACTTGTAGTCTCGATGATTTCAATTCACTTCACAATGCTTTGAAAGGAGAATTGTCCAATAAGAAGTTCTTTCTTGTTCTTGATGATGTTTGGAGTGATGATGCTGACAAATGGAGAAATTTTATGACCCCTTTCCAACAAAATGGGAATAAGggaagtattcttcttctgactaCTCGGGAAGAAAATGTTGCTTCCGCAGTTCAAAATTGTCACCCTTATTTTCTCAGGAAGTTGTCGGAGGACCATTGTTGGTCAGTGTTTGCGGAAAATGCATCTTTTCCACAATCAAATTGGAGTGCAGCACTTGAAGAAATAGGCAGAAAGATTGTCAAGAAGTGCGATGGCTTGCCATTAGCTGCAGAAACACTTGGTCGCTTGTTACGTACTAAGCATGATGTTGAGGAATGGAACAAGATACTAATGAGTCATATTTGGGAATTTTCGGTGGAGAAGAGTAAGATTATTCCAGCATTACTGATAAGTTACTTCCATCTTCCTCCACATTTAAAGGGTTGTTTTGTTTACTGTGCTCTATATCCCAAAGATTATAAATTTGAGAAGGATGAATTAATCCTTATGTGGATAGCAGAAGATCTTTTACCACCACCAAAGAGAGGAGAGAGTTTAGAAGAAGTTGGTTGCGAGTGTTTTGATGAACTTACTTCCAGATTATTTTTCACGAAGAGTGAAGGCTTTCGTCATTATTTTGTGATGCATGATCTCTTGCATGACTTAGCAATATTCCTTGCTGGAGACTTCTACTGCAACTCAGAAGAACTTGGTAAAGAGGAGGAGATAAAGATTCAGACTCGGCATTTGTTTGTGGATTTATATCATTGTAGCTCAAAACTTTATAATTCTATTTCTAAAGTAGAATCTTTGAgaacattattattgttggacgATTTCTCATCTCCCGACTCCAACACTGAAGCGGCAACATATGAGATATTATCAAAGTGTAAATACTTGAGAGCTTTATCCTTCTGTAAACGTAAAATGAGAGGTTTATCCTTCAGTGTACCTGTTGTGGTGCCTGATTCAATTAAAGAATTAGTCCATCTGCGCTACTTGGATCTGTCTTGGTCGAATATTAAGACATTGCCAGAGTCTTTGTGCAACTTGTCTAATTTGCAAACCTTGAAGTTGTATCATTGTCGTAAGCTAACTACGCTGCCTAGTGGTTTGCATAAACTTTTGAAGTTGCAACATCTCGATATTAGAAAAACTGCTTTGGAAGAAATGCCCAGAAAAATAAGCGAATTGAAAGAGTTGCACGTTTTAAGTTCCTTTGTTGTCGGCAAGCATGAAGACAATGGAATCCATGAGCTAGGGGGGCTGGAAAATCTTCATGGACCCCTTGAGATTAAGAAGTTGGAGAATATTGTTGATGTGAAAGAAGCAGAGAGTGCAAAGATAATGGATAAGAAGCACATTCATCAATTATGGTTGGAATGGTCTTCAGGCGAAGATATGGTTTCAAGCTCAGAAAGAGAAAAAGTCATGCTTGATAAGTTGCAACCGCAGAATGGGTTGAAAAAGTTGAAAATCAAGGGATACAAGGGTACAATATTTCCAGATTGGTTGGGGAACTGTTCCTACCAAAACATGACACGCGTATCTCTAGAGTCTTGCAAGAATTGCTGCATGCTGCCCTCACTTGGACAGCTGCCATCTCTTAAGTCCCTCAGCATTGGAGTTTTGGATCAGCTGAGGAGTATTGGCGAGGAGTTTTACAAGAATGAAGGAGATCATCATTCTTCGCATATTGCACCGTTTCCCTCACTGGAGACTTTGGTATTTTATGACATGCCATGTTGGGAGGTGTGGCACGTATCTGAGTCGGAAACATTTCCTCAACTTAGGAAGTTTCAAATAACAAATTGCCCAATGTTGAAGGAAGAGATGCTTAATCAGGTCTTCTTTAGAATCGTTTCTTCTTTGTCGGATGTTTCCAAAGTTCGCAAACTAAGTATAGGCGACGAAATGTATCCACAGATGAAGACCATGATTCTTGATGGGGACAGTTTCTCAGTTAGGGGATGTGAATCTGTGAGGGAGTCTGCATTAAAGGCAATGAAGAGCATGAACCATCTAAGTTGCCTGCAAGAAATAGACATCTCAGGGTGTTCCTCTCATGTATCCTTTCCGGGCAATTGTTTTCCCAAATCTTTGCAAAAGCTGAAACTCTCCCAGTGTAGTAAACTAGAATTCCCAGAGCAACAGCAGCACAAGTATGATTTGGTAGACCTACAAATGGCATACAGCTGTGATTCACTGACTTCCTTGTCGTTGGATGTCTTTCCCAATCTCAAGAATCTCGGGATATATGAGTGTAGGAATCTGGAATCAGTGTCAATGTCAGAGGCACCACACGCTGCTCTTCAACGTCTCTCCATCAGTAGATGCGACAAATTAGTGTCATTAGCAGGAGAAGGACTGGCTGCACCCAACTTGACTCATCTCGGCGTCGCATATTGCAACAAGTTGGAGGCATTACCACGTGACATGAATAGTCTACTCCCAAGTTTAGACTCTCTCCGGATATATGGCTGCCCAAACATTTGCAGGTTGCCAGAGGGTGGTTTGTGGCCTAACTTGAAAGAGCTTCAAGTGGGAATTTGCGAACAACAAATGAGGGATCTATCATGGATGCCCAACTTCCACGCCCTCACTCTTCTTGCAATTGATGGTGCTATGTGTAAGAACATAAAGTCATACCCAGAGGTGGGTTCGCTGCCTCACCTTCCCTCTCTTACCACTCTGAGACTCTATCAATTTCCAAATCTGGAGACATTGGAGTGCAACGAGCTTCTCCGCCTCACCTCCCTTcaacaattaataattcaagaatgtgAGAACCTGGAGAATATGGAAGGAGAAAAGCTGCCTCCCTCTCTCTTGCTACTCAAAATTCAATACTGTGATTTGCTGGGAGAACACTGCAAGAACAAGCATCAACTAATCTGGCCCAAAATTTCCCACATTCGCACCATTGAA
- the LOC107622022 gene encoding putative disease resistance protein At3g14460 isoform X1, whose protein sequence is MAGELVGGAFLNGFLNVVFDRLLTTDAVNLVLGKKLGRDLVERLKTTLLGAEALVADAEMKQFGNSSVKEWLDNLRDAVYCAEDLLDSVLIKAKTGEKVRSSWPISFFKDRHREMVDRMEEVVTRIQHLGNQKDSLGLEKIPTGGSSWRTPTSSLERGNVYGREDDQKALVQMLKDNNEHHLSVIAIVGIGGVGKTTLAQWLYNNQEEFMKGFDLKAWVCVSEKFEVAETTKNVIKQLHGGTCSLDDFNSLHNALKGELSNKKFFLVLDDVWSDDADKWRNFMTPFQQNGNKGSILLLTTREENVASAVQNCHPYFLRKLSEDHCWSVFAENASFPQSNWSAALEEIGRKIVKKCDGLPLAAETLGRLLRTKHDVEEWNKILMSHIWEFSVEKSKIIPALLISYFHLPPHLKGCFVYCALYPKDYKFEKDELILMWIAEDLLPPPKRGESLEEVGCECFDELTSRLFFTKSEGFRHYFVMHDLLHDLAIFLAGDFYCNSEELGKEEEIKIQTRHLFVDLYHCSSKLYNSISKVESLRTLLLLDDFSSPDSNTEAATYEILSKCKYLRALSFCKRKMRGLSFSVPVVVPDSIKELVHLRYLDLSWSNIKTLPESLCNLSNLQTLKLYHCRKLTTLPSGLHKLLKLQHLDIRKTALEEMPRKISELKELHVLSSFVVGKHEDNGIHELGGLENLHGPLEIKKLENIVDVKEAESAKIMDKKHIHQLWLEWSSGEDMVSSSEREKVMLDKLQPQNGLKKLKIKGYKGTIFPDWLGNCSYQNMTRVSLESCKNCCMLPSLGQLPSLKSLSIGVLDQLRSIGEEFYKNEGDHHSSHIAPFPSLETLVFYDMPCWEVWHVSESETFPQLRKFQITNCPMLKEEMLNQVFFRIVSSLSDVSKVRKLSIGDEMYPQMKTMILDGDSFSVRGCESVRESALKAMKSMNHLSCLQEIDISGCSSHVSFPGNCFPKSLQKLKLSQCSKLEFPEQQQHKYDLVDLQMAYSCDSLTSLSLDVFPNLKNLGIYECRNLESVSMSEAPHAALQRLSISRCDKLVSLAGEGLAAPNLTHLGVAYCNKLEALPRDMNSLLPSLDSLRIYGCPNICRLPEGGLWPNLKELQVGICEQQMRDLSWMPNFHALTLLAIDGAMCKNIKSYPEVGSLPHLPSLTTLRLYQFPNLETLECNELLRLTSLQQLIIQECENLENMEGEKLPPSLLLLKIQYCDLLGEHCKNKHQLIWPKISHIRTIEVDSKQIV, encoded by the coding sequence ATGGCTGGTGAACTTGTTGGTGGAGCATTTCTTAATGGCTTCCTTAACGTTGTCTTTGACAGGCTCCTTACAACTGATGCTGTCAACTTGGTCCTGGGAAAGAAGCTTGGCCGTGACTTGGTTGAAAGGCTGAAGACTACTCTGTTGGGTGCTGAAGCTCTTGTTGCTGATGCTGAGATGAAGCAGTTTGGCAATTCATCGGTGAAGGAGTGGCTCGATAATCTCAGGGATGCTGTTTACTGTGCTGAGGACTTGCTCGACTCTGTCCTCATCAAAGCTAAAACGGGAGAAAAGGTACGGTCTTCCTGGCCTATTAGCTTCTTCAAGGACCGGCATAGGGAGATGGTAGATAGGATGGAAGAGGTGGTTACAAGAATACAGCATCTTGGAAACCAAAAAGATTCCCTTGGTCTTGAAAAGATTCCCACTGGTGGCTCATCATGGAGGACTCCAACCAGTTCTCTTGAGAGAGGGAATGTGTATGGCAGGGAGGATGACCAGAAGGCCTTAGTCCAGATGCTGAAGGACAACAATGAGCATCACCTGTCTGTGATAGCTATTGTTGGCATAGGTGGGGTTGGTAAAACAACTTTAGCCCAATGGCTGTACAACAATCAGGAGGAGTTCATGAAGGGATTTGATCTGAAAGCATGGGTTTGCGTTTCGGAGAAGTTTGAAGTTGCTGAGACTACAAAGAATGTCATAAAGCAGCTCCATGGAGGTACTTGTAGTCTCGATGATTTCAATTCACTTCACAATGCTTTGAAAGGAGAATTGTCCAATAAGAAGTTCTTTCTTGTTCTTGATGATGTTTGGAGTGATGATGCTGACAAATGGAGAAATTTTATGACCCCTTTCCAACAAAATGGGAATAAGggaagtattcttcttctgactaCTCGGGAAGAAAATGTTGCTTCCGCAGTTCAAAATTGTCACCCTTATTTTCTCAGGAAGTTGTCGGAGGACCATTGTTGGTCAGTGTTTGCGGAAAATGCATCTTTTCCACAATCAAATTGGAGTGCAGCACTTGAAGAAATAGGCAGAAAGATTGTCAAGAAGTGCGATGGCTTGCCATTAGCTGCAGAAACACTTGGTCGCTTGTTACGTACTAAGCATGATGTTGAGGAATGGAACAAGATACTAATGAGTCATATTTGGGAATTTTCGGTGGAGAAGAGTAAGATTATTCCAGCATTACTGATAAGTTACTTCCATCTTCCTCCACATTTAAAGGGTTGTTTTGTTTACTGTGCTCTATATCCCAAAGATTATAAATTTGAGAAGGATGAATTAATCCTTATGTGGATAGCAGAAGATCTTTTACCACCACCAAAGAGAGGAGAGAGTTTAGAAGAAGTTGGTTGCGAGTGTTTTGATGAACTTACTTCCAGATTATTTTTCACGAAGAGTGAAGGCTTTCGTCATTATTTTGTGATGCATGATCTCTTGCATGACTTAGCAATATTCCTTGCTGGAGACTTCTACTGCAACTCAGAAGAACTTGGTAAAGAGGAGGAGATAAAGATTCAGACTCGGCATTTGTTTGTGGATTTATATCATTGTAGCTCAAAACTTTATAATTCTATTTCTAAAGTAGAATCTTTGAgaacattattattgttggacgATTTCTCATCTCCCGACTCCAACACTGAAGCGGCAACATATGAGATATTATCAAAGTGTAAATACTTGAGAGCTTTATCCTTCTGTAAACGTAAAATGAGAGGTTTATCCTTCAGTGTACCTGTTGTGGTGCCTGATTCAATTAAAGAATTAGTCCATCTGCGCTACTTGGATCTGTCTTGGTCGAATATTAAGACATTGCCAGAGTCTTTGTGCAACTTGTCTAATTTGCAAACCTTGAAGTTGTATCATTGTCGTAAGCTAACTACGCTGCCTAGTGGTTTGCATAAACTTTTGAAGTTGCAACATCTCGATATTAGAAAAACTGCTTTGGAAGAAATGCCCAGAAAAATAAGCGAATTGAAAGAGTTGCACGTTTTAAGTTCCTTTGTTGTCGGCAAGCATGAAGACAATGGAATCCATGAGCTAGGGGGGCTGGAAAATCTTCATGGACCCCTTGAGATTAAGAAGTTGGAGAATATTGTTGATGTGAAAGAAGCAGAGAGTGCAAAGATAATGGATAAGAAGCACATTCATCAATTATGGTTGGAATGGTCTTCAGGCGAAGATATGGTTTCAAGCTCAGAAAGAGAAAAAGTCATGCTTGATAAGTTGCAACCGCAGAATGGGTTGAAAAAGTTGAAAATCAAGGGATACAAGGGTACAATATTTCCAGATTGGTTGGGGAACTGTTCCTACCAAAACATGACACGCGTATCTCTAGAGTCTTGCAAGAATTGCTGCATGCTGCCCTCACTTGGACAGCTGCCATCTCTTAAGTCCCTCAGCATTGGAGTTTTGGATCAGCTGAGGAGTATTGGCGAGGAGTTTTACAAGAATGAAGGAGATCATCATTCTTCGCATATTGCACCGTTTCCCTCACTGGAGACTTTGGTATTTTATGACATGCCATGTTGGGAGGTGTGGCACGTATCTGAGTCGGAAACATTTCCTCAACTTAGGAAGTTTCAAATAACAAATTGCCCAATGTTGAAGGAAGAGATGCTTAATCAGGTCTTCTTTAGAATCGTTTCTTCTTTGTCGGATGTTTCCAAAGTTCGCAAACTAAGTATAGGCGACGAAATGTATCCACAGATGAAGACCATGATTCTTGATGGGGACAGTTTCTCAGTTAGGGGATGTGAATCTGTGAGGGAGTCTGCATTAAAGGCAATGAAGAGCATGAACCATCTAAGTTGCCTGCAAGAAATAGACATCTCAGGGTGTTCCTCTCATGTATCCTTTCCGGGCAATTGTTTTCCCAAATCTTTGCAAAAGCTGAAACTCTCCCAGTGTAGTAAACTAGAATTCCCAGAGCAACAGCAGCACAAGTATGATTTGGTAGACCTACAAATGGCATACAGCTGTGATTCACTGACTTCCTTGTCGTTGGATGTCTTTCCCAATCTCAAGAATCTCGGGATATATGAGTGTAGGAATCTGGAATCAGTGTCAATGTCAGAGGCACCACACGCTGCTCTTCAACGTCTCTCCATCAGTAGATGCGACAAATTAGTGTCATTAGCAGGAGAAGGACTGGCTGCACCCAACTTGACTCATCTCGGCGTCGCATATTGCAACAAGTTGGAGGCATTACCACGTGACATGAATAGTCTACTCCCAAGTTTAGACTCTCTCCGGATATATGGCTGCCCAAACATTTGCAGGTTGCCAGAGGGTGGTTTGTGGCCTAACTTGAAAGAGCTTCAAGTGGGAATTTGCGAACAACAAATGAGGGATCTATCATGGATGCCCAACTTCCACGCCCTCACTCTTCTTGCAATTGATGGTGCTATGTGTAAGAACATAAAGTCATACCCAGAGGTGGGTTCGCTGCCTCACCTTCCCTCTCTTACCACTCTGAGACTCTATCAATTTCCAAATCTGGAGACATTGGAGTGCAACGAGCTTCTCCGCCTCACCTCCCTTcaacaattaataattcaagaatgtgAGAACCTGGAGAATATGGAAGGAGAAAAGCTGCCTCCCTCTCTCTTGCTACTCAAAATTCAATACTGTGATTTGCTGGGAGAACACTGCAAGAACAAGCATCAACTAATCTGGCCCAAAATTTCCCACATTCGCACCATTGAAGTGGACTCCAAACAAATTGTCTGA